Part of the Janibacter endophyticus genome is shown below.
GAAGGGGTCGTGCGCGCGCAGCACGGCGAGGTGCGGGTACGGGTCGCGGACGACGTCCGGGTCCGTCAGGTCGAGCGAAGGGGTGGGGCCGGCCATGCGGGGATCCTCCCATCGCGCCGGCGGGCCGGGGGGAGGGGGCGGCTACCCCTTCGTCGTCGGGACGGGCGGGCCCTGCGGGGTGAGCGTGCGGGTCATCACCTCGGCGATGAGGTCCTGGCCCCGGGGGCCCGGGTGGAGCGCGTCGAGGTAGGTCCCGCGCGGCGCCCCGACCACCGGCGGCAGGTCGGCGCCGACGTCGACGAAGGAGACGCCGTCGAGCACCGCCATGCCCCGCAGCACCGTGCGGTAGTCGACCCAGGAGTAGCGGAAGAAGCCCGGCGGCGGCCGGTGCCAGGACACGAGGAGCACCGGGCCGGAGAAGCCCGCCCTCCGAGCGGTGTCGATGATCTGCACGAGGTCGGTGCGCAGGCCGGCCGGCGGGATGCCCGCGCGGGCGTCGTTGAAGCCGAGGGCGAGGACGAGCAGGTCTGGGTTCATCGACACCGAGTCGTGGACGTACACCGGCGCCCGGCTGACGGAGCGAGCGGTGATGCCGGAGTGCGAGGCGTCGACGACGTGGACGCACCGGTCGCGGTCCCCCCGGAAGGGGGTGAGGTCGGTGACGACGACCGTGCGGTCGGGGCTGGTGTTGCGCACCGTCCAGGCCCGGCGCTCGAGGTCACGCGTGTCGGAGTGCCACACCTGGCGCTCGGCGTCCTCGGCCTCGGTGCTCACCTGCTGCCCGGACAGCGTCGCCTCGCCGTCGACCGTTACCTCGAGGTCGCCGCCCTCGGGCCCGGTCCGGTACCCGATGGCGACCTCGGAGGCGACCACCTGCCAGGTGACCTCGGCACCCGGGCCGAGGGCGAGCGCCCGACCGCCCGGTCCGACGCCGCTGAGGCGTCGCGCCTCGCCGCGGGTCTGCGGGTCGGGCAGGCTGCCGGCCGCGTACCACGCCGGGATGAGCGTGCTGGCGCCGTGGTACCCGCCCGGACCGACCGGGCAGTCCGGGGACTCGACCTGGGTGCGCAGCGCGTCCTGGAGCTGACCGACCCAGCGGCGCTCGAGGTCCTGCCGCACCCCGAAGCCCTCGCTCACCGAGTCGCCCATGACGACGACGGTGGCGGGGGTGAGGGGCGACTCCTCGAGGGCCTGGTACCAGGGATCGAGGGTGTCGCGGTGCTCCACGACCCGGGCGTCGCGCTGCGCCGGCGACTGCGGCACGGTGAGCGCCAGTGCGAGCGCCACGGCGGCGGCCGCGCCAGCGAGGATCGACCGTGCCGCTGCCATGCCTCGAGGTTATCGAGCGCCGGCGCGGCATACTCGGCTGCATGCCCCCCGCAGCGAGCACCCCCCGCGAGGTGACCCTCGGGGTCGGCTCCGGCGTCGAGAGCACCGACATGGTCCTCAACATCGGCCCGCAGCACCCGGCGACGCACGGGGTGCTGCGGCTGCGCGTCGTCCTCGACGGCGAGCGGGTCGCCTCGGCCGACCCAGTCGTCGGGTACATGCACCGGGGTGCGGAGAAGCTCTTCGAGGTCCGCGACTACCGCCAGATCACCGTGCTCGCGAACCGGCACGACTGGCTCTCCGCCTTCGGCAACGAGCTCGGCGTCGTCCTCGGCGTCGAGGCGATGCTCGGCATGGAGGTGCCCGAGCGGGCGGTCTGGGCGCGGACCCTCCTCGCCGAGCTCAACCGGGTGCTCAACCACCTGATGTTCCTCGGCTCCTACCCGCTCGAGCTCGGCGCGATCACCCCGGTCTTCTACGCCTTCAACGAGCGTGAGGAGATCCAGGCCGTCATGGAGGAGATCGCCGGCGGCCGGATGCACTACATGTTCAACCGCGTCGGCGGCCTCAAGGACGACCTGCCGGCGGGCTGGCTCGACCGGGTGGCCCGCGCCGTGGACGGGGTCCGCGGGCGGCTGCCGCAGCTGGAGTCGCTCCTCGTCGGCAACGAGATCCTCCAGGCGAGGACGAAGGGGGTGGGTGTCCTCTCCCCCGAGCTCGTCCACGCCTACGGCGTCTCGGGACCGATCGCCCGGGCGAGCGGGGTGGACCTCGACCTGCGGCGCGACGCGCCCTACCTCGCCTATGGCGAGCTCTTCGGCGAAGGGGGGCCTGGCCGGGTCGTCACCCGCACCGACGGCGACTGCCTGGCCCGACTCGAGGTGCTGCTCGAGCAGACCCACGTCAGCCTCGACCTCGCGGACGCCTGCGTGGACCGGCTCCGGACGCTGGCCCCCGGACCGGTCAACCAGCGGCTGCCCAAGGTGCTCAAGGTGCCCGAGGGCGATCGCTACACCGCGACGGAGAACCCGCTCGGCCTCAACGGGTACTACCTCGTCTCACGGGGTGAGAAGACCCCGTGGCGGCTCAAGCTGCGCTCGGCCTCCTTCAACAACGTCGCCGTGCTCTCCGAGGTCCTCCCGGGGCACCTCGTGGCCGACCTCGTCGCCATCCTCGGCTCGATGTTCTTCGTCGTCGGCGACGTCGACAAGTGACGGCGATCGGGCTTTCCGCCCCCGCGCCCGCTGCAACCACCGACCTCGTCTACACCTGTGAGGTGCCGATCCTCGGCGCGCAGGACTTCACCGTCTCGCTCGACACCGACGCCCCGGAGTCGGTGACTCCCGGTGCGGACGTCACCGCGGCCGTGACCGGCTCTGTCACCCTCAACGAGAGGACGATCAACGGCATGGTCGGCCTCCTCGGGTGGGCCGAGGCCGAGGGCACGACGGTCTCTGACCTGACCAACCTGACGACTCCCCGGACCCCGGTCTCCGCCACGCAGGCGACCCTGCCCCTGACCGGCGGCTCCGTCACCCTCACCGGTCTCGCGGCCGGTGAGCACACGATCGAGGCGCCGGACGCATTCACCTCGACGTTCTCCGGCATCAAGGCCGACGGCTCTGCCGCGGGCGAGTTCGAGATCCCCTGCGAGTACAGGTCCGGCACCCAGGTCATCGACACCATCACCGCCGAGGAGGCGCCGGTCGAGGACGAGCCCACCGAGGCGAGCCCACCGAGCCCGAGCCCACCGAGCCCGAGCCCACCGAGGACGACGATGACGCCACCGGATCTGGTGACGACGAGTCCGGTCCTCAGCGTCCGGACGTCGTCCAGACCGACGGCGGGGCCCTCGGCGCCTCCCCGCTCCTCCACGGCGGAGCCACGCTCGCCGGCGCCGCCGTGGCCCTGCTCGCCGCCCGCCGTCGCACGGGTGGCCTCCACCGCTGAGGCGCGACACCCGGACCTGACCACAGGACCGGACGAAGAGGGCGTCGTCCCGGTCGGGGCGACGCCCCCTTCGCCATCCCAGGGAACCCTGAGAGACTCTGGAGGTCACCCGCTCAGACCTGACGAGAAAGGACCGCGCACGTGACCCGCGCCCGACGAGCCCAGCAGCGACGCAAGGACGCAGCCACGTCCCGCGTCGTCGGAGGCCTGCTCGCCCTGGCCGCGGTCGCGGCGCTCGTGCTCGGGGGCTGGTGGTGGTGGGACAGCGCGCGAGCGGTCGACCCCGGCACCTACGTCGCCCCGAGCGAGATCTCCCGGACCACCTCCGAGCCGGCCACCTCGAGCAGCACGACCGCGACGAAGAAGCCGACGAAGAAGCCGACGAAGAAGTCGACGAAGGCCACGACCTCGAGCACCACGGCGGTGCCCTCTGCCTCGACGACCCAGGCCGGCGTCCCGGCCCCGCCAGGGGACCCGACGCGGGTCGTCGTCACGACCTCTGCCGGGCGCGAGCTCGTCGATGCCTCCCTCATCCCGACCTACCTCGACGCGCAGAACGTCCTGGCTCCCCCCTTCGGCACCGCCGGCTGGTACGCCGAGGACGGCTGGCCCAAGCCGGGCCACGCCGGGGCGAGCATCCTCGTCGGGCACATCAACCACGGCAGCAAGCCCGACGTCTTCTGGAACCTCCCCCAGGTCAGCCTCGGCGACCGGGTGACGGTGACCTACGGCTCCGGCCGCACCGTCGAGTGGAGGATCACCCGTTCCGAGGCGGCGACGAAGCAGCAGGTGCCCCGGGACGACTCGATCTGGGACCACGACAACCCCGAGCCGCTCCTGCGGCTCATCACGTGCGACCCGACGACCCCGCTCAACGGCGGTCACTACGAGGGCAATTGGGTGGTCTGGGCCGAGCTGGCCTGACCCCACCGGTGAATCGACCGCCGACGGCTCGACGACCGGGTCAGTCCTCGTCGGAGCGAAAGTCCGAGCGGTCCTCGTCGCGGATCCGGCACCACCCCTGGGCGCGGTGACCGGCGAGGGCGACGAGCACTCCCCCGGCGGCCGCGAGCGCCAGCCGCATCGCGAGCTCGGAGTGCCGGCCGAAGCCCAGGTCGGGGACGAGCGCGAGCGCGTGACCCGCGTAGAGGCCCGCAACGATCGCCCCCGTGAGCGCGGAGGCCTGGGCGAGGCTGAGGGTCCGGGCCGCGCGCAGCGGCTCGACGGGCCGGCCCTCGCGGCGGTAGCGCCGCATCGGCCACGCGACGACGACGAGGGCCACCGCCATGACCGCCAGCAGCCCGGCCGCGAGCCACGGCGTCTCGAGGACGCGACGTCCGCCGGCGAGCCACCAGCGGCTGAAGAGCCAGGACACGACGGTCACCGCTGCTCCGGTGAGCACGGTGATGCGCGGGCGCAGCCCGTCGGGGAGCATCAGGCACCCACCGGGCGGACACCGCCGGAGTCGACCTCGGCGACGATCGCGGCGACCGGGTGCACCTCGTCGCCGACCCGCAGGACGGCCTCAGCGTCCGCGTCGAGCCACGGGACGAGCACGAAGGCCCGCTCGTGGGCGCGCGGGTGCGGGAGGGTCAGGAGGTCGCGGTCGAGCCGCGCCTCGTCCGGGCCGCCCGTCGTGCCGAAGGTGATGATGTCGAGGTCGAGCGTCCGGGGACCCCACCGGACCTCGCGGGTGCGGCCGTGACCGGCCTCGATGTCGTGGAGCGCGTCGAGCAGCGCCCAGGGGGTGAGCCGGGTCGTCCCTGTGACGACGGCGTTGACGTAGTCAGGCTGCTCTGGACCGCCGACCGGCACGGTGACGTATGGGCGGCTCACGGCCGCGATCTCGACGTGCTCGCGCAACGCCTCGACGGCCTCCCCCAGCGTGCCGGTCGAGTCGCCGAGGTTGGACCCCAGGGCGATCGTCACCGCGCTGCTCCGGGTGCGATGCAGCCGCACCCGCACGTCCCCGAAGGGGACCCCGACGGGCGCCTGCGGCTTGTGCACGACGACCTCGACCTCGGCGATCTCGGGACGGTGCAGCACGTCGGCAGCGATGCGCTCGCCGAGCGCCTCGATGAGGTCGAGCGGCTCCCCCTCGATGCGGGCGACGACGTCGGCCGCGATCTCCGCGTAGCTCACAGTGTCGCCGAGGTCGTCGCTCGCCCCGGCCCGGGAGAGGTCGGTGGTCATGATGACGTCGACGACGAAGTCCTGGCCCTCGCGGCGCTCCTCCGGGAAGACCCCGTGGTACCCCTTCGCCCGGACGCCGAGGAGCTCGATGCTGTCGCGCTCAGCCACGGGCACCGTCCAGGGCGGCGACGACGTCGAGCGCGTCGACGGAGGCGACGACGTCGTGGACGCGCACCGCCCAGACGCCGGTGCTCGCGGCGAGCGCGGTCGTGACAGCCGTCGCCGTGTCGCGCTCGGTCGGCGGGCGCTCGGCCCCCTCCGCGCGGCCCACGGAGCCGAGGAACCGCTTGCGCGAGGTCCCGACCAGCACGGGCAGGCCCAGGGCCACGACGTCGGCGAGCCCGGCGAGCAGCTGCCAGTTGTGCGCCGCGTTCTTCGCGAAGCCGACGCCCGGGTCGACGACGATCTGCTGCTCGGTGAGACCCGCGGCGAGGAGCTCGTCGACGCGCGCCGAGAGCTCTCGGCACACGTCGGCGACGACGTCGTCGTAGCGTGCGCCCGCGTACATGTCGCTCGAGTGGCCACGCCAGTGCATCGCGACGAAGGGGATCTCCGTCCCGGCGACGACCTCGGCGATCGCCGGGTCGGCCAGACCCCCGCTCACGTCGTTGATGATCGTCGCGCCTGCGTCGACCGCGGCGGCGGCGACGGCGGAGCGCATCGTGTCGACGGAGACGACGACGCCCTGCTCGGCGAGGCGGCGCACGACGGGCACGACCCGGCGCAGCTCCTCCGCCTCGCCCGGCCGCTCGGCGCCCGGTCGGGTGGACTCGCCACCGACGTCGACGATCCCGGCGCCCTGGGCGACGAGCTCGAGGCCGTGGGCGACGGCGGCGTCCTCGTCGAACCACCGTCCGCCGTCGCTGAAGGAGTCGGGGGTGACGTTGACGATCCCCATGACGACCGGTCGCCCGGCGGCGGAGGTCGGCCGCGCCACGGTCATCGCGCCCCGGTGAGCAGAGCCATCGCCTCGGCCCGCGTCGCCGGGTCGCGCAGCTGTCCCCTGACGGCGGAGGTCAGGGTGCGCGCGCCGGGCTTGCGGACGCCACGCATCGACATGCAGAGGTGCTCGGCCTCGACGACGACGATGACGCCCATGACGTCGAGATGCTCGACGAGGGCGTCGGCGATCTGGCTGGTCAGCCGCTCCTGCACCTGGGGCCGACGTGCGTAGACGTCGACGAGCCGGGCCAGCTTGGACAGTCCCGTGACCTGACCGCTGCGCCCGGGGACATACCCGACGTGCGCCACCCCGTGGAAGGGGACGAGGTGGTGCTCGCAGGTCGAGTAGAGCGCGATGTCGCGGACGATGACGAGCTCGTCGTGGTCGATGTCGAAGGTCGTCGCGAGGACCTCCGCCGGGTCCTGGTGCAGGCCGGCGAAGGTCTCCGCGTAGGCCCGTGCCACCCGGCCGGGCGTCTCGCGCAGACCCTCGCGGTCGGGGTCCTCGCCGACGGCGAGGAGGATCTCCCGCACGGCGGCCTCGATCCGGGGCAGGTCCATCGCGGCGGGCCTCAGTGCCGACCGTCGGGGTCGACGTGACCGCCCGCGGGGATCTGCCGTGTCTCCTCGACGGGGTTCTCCTCCGGGTACGGGTTGGCACCCACCTCGGCGGCCTCGTCGATCGCCGCGACGGTCTCCGGATCACCCTGCTGCGGGTCGACCCCCGCGGGTGGGGCACCGGTCGGGCTGGCCTGCGCGGCGCGGGCCGCGAGCGCCGCCTCCTCGGCGGGCGTGAGCACCGGCGGGATGTCGGAGATCGTGCGGCTCTCCGACGACAGCCAGGTCGGGCGCTTCGGCCGCTTGCGGACGTCCTCGAAGATCGCCGCGATCTCCTTCGGGCCGAGGGTCTCGTGCTCGAGCAGCTCGAGGACGAGCCGGTCGAGCACGTCACGGTTGTCGTTGAGCGCGTGCCAGGCCTCGTCGTGGGCGGCCTCGATGAAGCGGCGCACCTCCTCGTCGACGATGCCGGCGATCTCCTCGGAGTAGTCGCGCTGGTGGCCCATGTCGCGGCCGAGGAAGACCTCGCCCTGGGACTGGCCGAGCTTGACCGCACCGATGCGCTCGCTCATGCCGAACTCGGTGACCATCTTGCGGGCCATCGCGGTGGCCTTCTCGATGTCGTTCGCGGCACCGGTCGTCGGGTCGTGGAAGATGATCTCCTCCGCGACGCGGCCACCGAGGGCGTACGCGAGCTGGTCGAGGATCTCGTTGCGCGAGGTCGAGTACTTGTCGTCCGTCGGGAGCACCATCGTGTAGCCGAGCGCCCGGCCACGCGGGAGGATCGTGATCTTGGCGACCGGGTCGGTGTGGTTCATCGCCGCGGCGACGAGCGCGTGACCGCCCTCGTGGTAGGCGGTGACCTTGCGCTCACGGGCGCTCATGATCCGGGTCCGCTTCTGCGGGCCGGCCATGACCCGGTCGATCGCCTCGTCGAGGGTCGCGTCGTCGATGAACTGCTGGTCGCTGCGGGCGGTGAGCAGCGCCGCCTCGTTGAGGACGTTGGCCAGGTCGGCACCGGTCATGCCGGGCGTGCGGCGGGCGACGGCGAGCAGGTCGACGCCGGGGGCCATCGGCTTGCCGGCCGAGTGCACCTCGAGGATGCGGTGGCGGCCGATCATGTCGGGCGCCTCGACGGCGATCTGCCGGTCGAAGCGGCCGGGGCGCAGCAGCGCCGGGTCGAGGATGTCGGGACGGTTGGTCGCCGCGATGAGGATGACGTTGGTCTTGACGTCGAAGCCGTCCATCTCGACGAGCAGCTGGTTGAGCGTCTGCTCGCGCTCGTCGTGGCCACCGCCGAGACCCGCACCGCGGTGCCGGCCGACGGCATCGATCTCGTCGACGAAGACGATCGCCGGAGCGTTCTGCTTCGCCTGCTCGAAGAGGTCACGGACACGCGAGGCGCCGACACCGACGAACATCTCGACGAAGTCCGAGCCGGAGATCGAGTAGAAGGGGACGCCCGCCTCGCCGGCGACGGCGCGTGCGAGGAGGGTCTTGCCGGTGCCGGGCGGGCCGTAGAGCAGGACGCCCTTGGGGATCTTCGCGCCGACGGCGAGGAACTTGCTCGGCTCCTGGAGGAACTCCTTGATCTCGTGGAGCTCCTCGACCGCCTCGTCGGCACCCGCGACGTCGGCGAAGGTGACCTTCGGCGCCTCCTTCGAGGCGAGCTTCGCCTTGGACTTGCCGAACTGCATGACCTTGTTGCCGCCGCCCTGCGCCTGGCTCATGAGGAACCAGAAGAGACCGACGAGCAGGAGGATTGGCAGCAGCGAGAAGAGCAGCGAGCTGAGGATGCCCGGCTCCTCGATCGTGTCGTTGATGACGCCGGGGACCTTCTCGTCGACGAGCGTGACCATGTGCTCGGCGCGTGCGTCGACGAACTCGGTCTCGACCTTCCCCGCGTCCGTGACCGCCTCTCCGTCGGAGTAGGTCTGGCCCTCCTTGAGGTCGAGCTGGAGGGTGTTGTCGCTCGTGAAGTGGGCCTTGTCGACCTTGCCCTCGTCGATGAGCTGCTCGGCGGCCGAGGTGTCGATCCGCGAGTACTCCCCCCCGCTGCCCATGCGGAAGACGAGCATGAAGAGGACGAGCATCATGAGCGCCCAGAACAGGGGGGCGCGGAAAACCTTCTTGGCGTTCATGCGGGTACGGGTGCTTCCCGATCTTCCTGGTCGACGACAGCCGCCCGACGGACGGCAGGATCAAGAGACGAAACTACCCGACCGGTCGGGGTCGGAGCAGTCCCGGCACCCGACCCAACGCTCGACGGCGAAGGGGTGTTCCCCCCTTCGTCCCGGCGGGAGGGCTCAGCTGTAGACGTGCGGGGCGAGGGTCGCGACCTCACGGAGGTTGCGGTAGGCCTCGGCGTAGTCGAGGCCGTACCCCACGACAAACTCGTTGGGGATGTCGAAGCCGACCCAACGGGTCTCGACCTGGACCTTGGCGGCGTCGGGCTTGCGGAGGAGCGTGAGCACCTCGACGGAGGCCGGGGAGCGCGACTCAAGGTTGGCGCGGATCCACGACAGGGTCAGGCCCGAGTCGATGATGTCCTCGACGATGAGCACGTGCTTGCCGGTGATGTCGGCATCGAGGTCCTTGAGGATCCGCACGACGCCCGAGGACTTCGTGCCGGAGCCGTAGGAGCTGACCGCCATCCAGTCCATCGGCGCGGAGCCCGGGAGGTGGCGCATGAAGTCGGCCATGACCATGACCGCCCCCTTGAGCACGCCGACGAGCAGCAGGTCCTTGCCCTCGTAGTAGTCCCAGACCTCCTGGGCGAGCTCGGCCAGCCGCTGCTGGATCTGCTCCTCGGTGCAGTGCACCTTGACGAGATCGGCCTCGATGTCCTTGGCGTCCACGTGCCTATCAGACCAGACCGCGGGGGGTGATGGACAGGCGGGCCTGCGCTCCGTTGCCGGTCCGGGCGACGTCGACACCGGGGAGGTGGAGCGGACCCTGCCCGCGGGGGTGGGTGACGAGCCGGTCGACCTCGGCGACGTGGCCGACGGAGAGATCGCCAGGGCGAGCGCCTCGGGCGACGAGCAGGCGCCGCAGGACGCGGGTGCGGATCGCCACGGGGAGGGCGGCGAGGTCCGCGGCCAGCGGCGCGTCGTCATCGGCGAAGGGGGTGAGTGCGGCCTCGGCGAGAGCGTCGAGGTGGTCGGCGTCGGCCCGGAGGAGCTCGGCGCTGCGGGCGAGCGCCTCGGGGATGCCGGGGCCGAGGTCGGTCGCGAGGTCGGCGAGCGCCCCGCGGGCGCGCACCCGGGAGTAGGCGGGGTCGTCGTTCATCGGGTCCTGCCACGGCTCCAGCCCCGCGGCGACGCAGACCGCCTCGGTCGTCGCCCGGGTCACCGTGAGCAGCGGCCGGGCGAAGGGGGTGCCGTCCCGGGTGGTCGTCGGGGGGATCCCGGAGAGGGACCGGGCGCCCGATCCGCGGAGCAGCCCGAGGAGGACCTGCTCGGCCTGGTCGTCGCGGGTATGGCCGAGCAGGACGAGCACGGCGTCGTGCTGCGCAGCGGCGACCACGAGGGCCGCGTAACGGGCGTCCCGGGCGTCGGCCTCGGGCCCGGCGCCCGTCACCCGGACCTCGGCGCGGACGACCTCGACGACCTCGTACCGACGGCCGTCGGTCGCCCGCATCCCCCGGCACTGCTCCGCGGCCCGCTCCGCGACCTCGGCCGACCCGTGCTGCAGGCCGTGGTCGACGACGGCGACGCCGGTACGGCAGCCGGCGGCCCCCCCTTCGTCGAGGAGGCCGTGGGCGAGCGCGAGCGAGTCCGCTCCCCCGCTCACCGCCGCGAGCACGAGCCCACCGGGCGGGACGTCCGTGAGGACACGCCGCACGGCGCGGCGGACCTCGGCCTGCGCCGGATGACCTGCTGCCATGGGTCTCATGATGACCGACGACAATGCGCACCCATGAGGACGACGACCCTGACCCTCGCCGCGGCCGCCCTCCTGCTGACCGGCTGCGGTGGCGACGACGAGCCGGCCGACACGACCACGACCGTCGCGAGCTCCTCGGCCAGCCCGACCACGGAGGAGCTCGACGCCGACGACGAGGAGCACGAGGACCACGACGACGGCCACGTCGACACCGCGTGCGAGGCCGAGCTCGCCGCCATGCAGGGTGACGACGGTCAGGTGCTCTCGGCGTCCGTCGAGCCGGAGCTCACGTGCCCCGAGGCGGTCCCGGTCGTCACGGCGGTCAACGCCCTGCACCCCGTCGGCGAGGCGCCGGCCGAGCTGAGCGCCGAGGGGTTCGAGTGCACCGTCGAGCAGGACGACCCGGACGGCATGCGGGTCGAGGTCTTCCGCTGCACCGACGACCGCGGGACGCTCGTCTGGGCGCGTTCCTGACCCGCGAGCGGCTCAGCCGTGGATGCGGCGGACCCAGGTCTGCGGGTCGGTGATCTCGCGGGCCCGCGGCAAGGTCTCCGGCGAGCTCCAGATCGCGTTGAAGCCGTCGACCCCGACGGTCTCCTGGACCGAGCGGACGAAGGCGGCACCGTCCTTGTACTGGCGCATCTTGGCCTCGAGCCCGAGCAGGCGGCGCAGGATCTTGTCGACCGAGCCGGCGCCCTTGCGGCGGACGTCGAACTTGCGGCGGATCTCCTCGACGCTCGGGACGTGCACGGGGCCCACGTCGTCCATGACGACGTCGGCGTGCCCCTCGAGGAGCGACATCACGGCGGTGATCTCGGCGAGCCGCTCGCGCTGCGCCGGGGTGGCGAAGACGTCGGCGATGCCGGCCCCCTCGCCGCTGAAGGCGCGCGGGATCTCCTGGACGATCTGCTGGAGGCGCTCGCCGAGCGAGTCCGGGTCCGGCACGAGCTCGGTCGCGAGCGACTGCGCCTCGGCGATGACGTGCTCGCGCAGCCACGGCACCGCGGTGAACTGCACGCGGTGGGTCTCCTCGTGCAGGCACACCCAGAAGCGGAAGTCGCGGGGGTCCACCCCCAGCTCACGCTCCGTCGCCACGAGGTTGGGGGCCACGAGGAGGAGCGAAGGGGTACCGCCGGGTGCGAGGTCGTACTGGCCGAGGACCTTCGTCGAGAGGAAGGCGAAGAGGCCGCCGGCCTCCGCACCGGTCACCTTGCCGCCGATCGCCTGGGCGATCGGGCCGGGGGGGCGCTTCTGCCTTAAGGCCATCTTGTCGACGACGGGGTCGAGCATCGCGGCCATGGAGTCGGCGTTGACGTTGATCCATGTCGGCCGGTCGACGACGACCGGGGCGGGCGCTTCGCCGGGCGCGCGCAGGCGCGAGGTGTGGGCGACCGGCTCGACCGCCTGGGCCGCCAGGGCGCGGATCTGCTCGACGATCTCGACCGCCTCGTCGGCGCTGACGTCGGGTCCGGCGGGCGCGAGGCGTCCCCCGGTGGTCTTGGCGAAGCTCCAGTCGACGTACTGACTCACGGGCGGGCCCTCTCGAAGGTCCTGGTCGGGCGGGGATCTCCACGCCCGGCGTGCTACCGGCACCCGCAGGCGGTGAGGGTGCCGACGATCTGGTCCAACACCGCGCGGGCCCCGAGAGTTCCCGTCGTCGAGGGGACCCGGTCCGCGAGGACGACGTAGGTGAGGACCCGGCCGTCCTCGGTGACCGTCGTCCCGGCCAGCCCGGACACGCCGGTGAGGGTGCCGGTCTTGGCCCGGGCGACGCCCGCGGCCGGTCGCGCCTCCGGCTGGCCGAAACGGTCGTGCAGGGTGCCGGTGAGCCCCGCGACGGGCAGGCCCATGAGCACGCCGCGCAGGCCCTTGGCGCTACCGGTGATGCCGAGCTGCATGACCTCGGAGATCGTCTCCGCGGGGATGGCCTGGCCGCTGCTCAGCCCGGAGGCGTCGTGCATCCGCACCCGCGTCATGTCGGCCCCGGCGGCGGCGAGGGTCTGCTTGATCCAGTCGGCGACGGACTGGGCGTCGCCCGCGCTCGTGCCGTCGGCCAGCGCCGCCTGACGGGCAAGGTTCTCGGTCAGGGCGTTGTCGCTGCTCGAGAGGGCCTCGGCGAGGACCTCGCCGATCGTGGCCGACGCGACCGAGCCGAGGACCTCCGCGCCGGCCGGGGCGGCCTCCTGCCAGCTCTGTGGGGTGTCGTCGACCGTGACGGCGACGCCCGCCTTCTTCAGCTCGGCCGCGAGCGCGCTCAGCGCAGACCGCTCGGGGTACTCGGGCGACGGGTCGTACGGCATCGGCCGCTGGTCGGCCATGCCGATCATCGTCACCGGCTGGGTGAAGCCGTTGGCGGCGTCCACCGGGTCCCAGGTCGTGGGCATCCGCGGGCCGGGGGCATACGTGGCGTCGAGGCGAAGGGTGAGCCTGTCCCCCTTCGTCGTCGGCCCGACAGTCTCCGCGACCTGCTCGGCGAGGTCGCGCATGCCGGCCCGGCCCTCGACGGCGGCCGGGTCACCGGACCCCCTCGCCATGAGGGTGTCGCCACCCGCGACGAGGACGATCTCGTCAGGCTGCGCGCCGCGGACGACCGTCGTCGTCATCGTCCGCGACAGGTCGCTGGTCTCGGCGACGGCCGCGCCCGCGAGGACCTTCTGCGTCGAGGCGGGGACCATCGCGACGGCCGAGCGGTGCTCGTAGAGGACGTCACCGGTGAGTGCGTCGCGCACGACGACCCCGGCCCGCGGACCGAGCCAGTCGTGGGTGACGAGCGGGTCGAGCGCCTGCGTCAGCCCGGCCTCGGTCGGGAGCGGGGCGCTGCTCGATGCCTCGGCGATGACCTCGCCGGCAGGCGAAGGGGTGGGCCCGGGGGTGATCTGCGCCACCGTCGCGCTGTCATCGCGGGTGAGCACGCCGGGGGCCGCGTCGAGCACATCCGCTGCGCCGTAGGCGGTTGCGCCGACGGCGACCACAGCGATACCGGCAGCGAGTCGGCGCACGT
Proteins encoded:
- a CDS encoding zinc-dependent metalloprotease; amino-acid sequence: MSQYVDWSFAKTTGGRLAPAGPDVSADEAVEIVEQIRALAAQAVEPVAHTSRLRAPGEAPAPVVVDRPTWINVNADSMAAMLDPVVDKMALRQKRPPGPIAQAIGGKVTGAEAGGLFAFLSTKVLGQYDLAPGGTPSLLLVAPNLVATERELGVDPRDFRFWVCLHEETHRVQFTAVPWLREHVIAEAQSLATELVPDPDSLGERLQQIVQEIPRAFSGEGAGIADVFATPAQRERLAEITAVMSLLEGHADVVMDDVGPVHVPSVEEIRRKFDVRRKGAGSVDKILRRLLGLEAKMRQYKDGAAFVRSVQETVGVDGFNAIWSSPETLPRAREITDPQTWVRRIHG
- a CDS encoding D-alanyl-D-alanine carboxypeptidase/D-alanyl-D-alanine-endopeptidase, with the protein product MRRLAAGIAVVAVGATAYGAADVLDAAPGVLTRDDSATVAQITPGPTPSPAGEVIAEASSSAPLPTEAGLTQALDPLVTHDWLGPRAGVVVRDALTGDVLYEHRSAVAMVPASTQKVLAGAAVAETSDLSRTMTTTVVRGAQPDEIVLVAGGDTLMARGSGDPAAVEGRAGMRDLAEQVAETVGPTTKGDRLTLRLDATYAPGPRMPTTWDPVDAANGFTQPVTMIGMADQRPMPYDPSPEYPERSALSALAAELKKAGVAVTVDDTPQSWQEAAPAGAEVLGSVASATIGEVLAEALSSSDNALTENLARQAALADGTSAGDAQSVADWIKQTLAAAGADMTRVRMHDASGLSSGQAIPAETISEVMQLGITGSAKGLRGVLMGLPVAGLTGTLHDRFGQPEARPAAGVARAKTGTLTGVSGLAGTTVTEDGRVLTYVVLADRVPSTTGTLGARAVLDQIVGTLTACGCR